GCCAGGTGGCCAGGTCGAGGACGCGTTCGAACGCCTCCCTGGCGTCGCGGGCCACCGCTTCCGGCGGTCCCGAGACGGCCGCGCGCAGCGCGTCGCGGTCGAACCAGTCGGTCGCCTGGTGGGCGGCCGACAGCAGGTCGCCCACCTGCCGCTGGAGGGCGGCGACGTAGCGGAGGTCCTGCGTGGTGGGGTACAGCGCCTTGCGCCGGTCGGCGACGGAGGCCGGGAGCAGGCCGCGCACGGCGGCGCGCAGCAGGCTCTTCTCACGGCCGTCGAACGTCTTCATCGACCACGGCGTGTTGTACACGTACTCGACCAGCCGGTGGTCGCAGAAGGGGACGCGCACTTCGAGGCCCACGGCCATGCTCATGCGGTCCTTGCGGTCGAGCAGCATGCCGAGCAGGCTCGTCAGGTGGACGTGGCAGAACTCGCGCATGCGCCGCTCGTGCGGGTCCTCGCCCTCGCGGACGGGGAGGCCGGCGACCGCCTCGGCGTACCGCTGCGCCCAGTAGCCGGGGATGTCGAGCGTGGACAGCAGCAGGTCCGGGTCGATGAGCTTGGTCGGGTGGCCCGCGGGGTCGAGCTGCGAGGCGGTGACCCACGGGAACGCCGCCACCCGCTGCACCACCGGCAGGTGGAACCAGGGGTAGCCGCCGAACACCTCGTCGGCCGACTCGCCGGAGAGCGCGACGGTCGAGTGCTCGCGGATGGCCCGGAACAGCAGGTAGAGCGAGTTGTCGGCCTCGCCGAAGCCGAACGGCTGGTCGCGCGCGGTGACGGTGGCCACGCGGACCTCGGGGTCGGCCAGCTCCTGGTGGTCGAGCGTGATGGCGTGGTGCTCGGTGCCGACGTGCTCGACGACCTCGCGGGCGAACGGCGCGTCGCGGCTGCCGCGCAGCTCGTCGGCGGCGAACTCGCCGCGCTGCTCGTAGTCGACGGTGAAGCTGCGGGCCCGTTCGCCGCGCCGCCCCATGGCCCTGGCGGCCAGCGCGGTCAGGGCGCTGGAGTCGAGGCCGCCGGAGAGCAGGACGCACAGCGGGACGTCGGCGACGAGCTGCCGGGCGACGATGTCGTCGAGGAGTTCCGCGACGCGCCCGACGGTGGTGTCGGTGTCGTCGCGGTGCTCGGTGGCCTCAAGCCGCCAGTAGGTGTGTTCGCGCACCCCGGAGCGGTCGACGGTCACGACGGTGCCGGGCGGCACCTCCCGCATACCCGACCAGATGGCCCGGCCCGGCGTCTTGACGAACCCGAACAGCTCGCGGAGCCCGTCGGTGTCGACGACCGCCTCGACCTGGGGGTGGGCCAGGACGGCCTTGGCCTCCGAGCCGAACAGCACGCCGTCGCCGAGCGGGTGGTAGTACAGCGGCTTGACGCCGAGCCGGTCGCGGATCAGCACGAGCCGGTCGGCGCGGCCGTCCCAGATGCCCATCGCGTACATGCCGTTCAGCCGGTCCGCGACGGCCGCCCCCCACTCGACGTAGCCGCGCAAAACGACCTCGGTGTCGCTCGCGGTGCGGAACGCGTGGCCCCGGCGGCGCAGTTCCGCCCGCAGCTCGGTGAAGTTGTACGCCTCCCCGCTGTAGGTCACGACGACGGGCCCGTCGGGCGTCTCGGCGGTCATGGGCTGCGCGCCGCCCTCGATGTCGATGACGGCGAGCCTGCGGTGGCCGAGCGCGGCGTGCGGGCCCAGCCAGGTGCCCTCGGCGTCGGGACCGCGGCAGGCCATGGTGGCGTTCATGCCCGCGAGGACCGCGCCCTCGCGGGCGAGGTCGCGTTCGAACGAGATCCAGCCGGTGATTCCGCACATGTCACTGCCCTTCCGGCCGGCTGTCGGACGGCGCGCTGCCGGGCCGCGCCGCCCGGCGCGCCAGGTAGCCGGGCAGCCCGTCGATGTGCGAGCGGCCGGTCGGCGCGAACGCGAGCAGGTCGAGCGGGTAGCTGAAGTACCGCCAGGGCGTCCGCAGTTCGGCTGCCCATCGCCAGCTGAACCGGGCGCCCTCCTGCGTGGGCTCGACGACGTAGTCCTCGACGAGGCGGCGGAAGATCGCCCGGGTTCCCGCGACGCCGGTGAACGTCTTGCGCCGGCCCTCGTCCCAGCGGTAGAAGCGCTCGCGCAGTGTGAAGTTGCCGCTCATGGCGACCTCCCTCGTCGTGCCGATGCCGAAGGGCCGCGGCGAGGTCCAGGTGAGCCGGCGCATCCCCCGCGTCCAGCTCGACACACCGTCGCCGGTGAGCGCCGCCCAGGTCTCCTCGGCGGAGAAGGGGACATCGACGGAGCGCGCGTGCCGCAGCGGTGCCGCGGTGAGGAACGAGTCGTCTGCTTCCTCTATCGGATACCAGTGGCTGCCCATGGGCGGGTCCTTCCGGGGCTCGGGGTGCGGGTCGGCGGGGAAACGGATGGCGGGCGGGCGGGTGGGCCGGCCGGCCAGGGCAGGGGCGGGCGGCCGGGACCGCGCGGGGCGCGGGACGGTCAGGCGGGGGTCCAGGCGCGGAAGAGGCCGACGCAGCCGCGGACGACGAGCTCGTGCCGGGGGAAGTGCGCGTCGAGCCGGTCGCGCAGGTCGCCCAGGGAGTCGCGCTCGTTGTGGAAGACGCCCTTGCGGTTGAGCTCACGCATGAGGAAACGACCGGCCCGGGTGACCGGCACGCCCGAGGCGAGGATGGTGCTGCCGAACACGACGCCGCCCGGCCGCACGGCGCGCGCCGCGTGGGCGAGGGCCACGCCCTTGTCCGCGATGCTGCCGGGGAGGCAGTGCAGCAGGAAGCTGAGGGCGGCGGAGTCGGCCTCGCCCTCGGGCAGCGGCAGCGGTTCCAGGGCGTTGGCGACGACGCGTTCCGTGCGGTAGCGGGCCAGGCGTTTCGCGGTGTAGTCGAGCGTCGCGGGGTTGAGGTCGACCAGCGTGATCCGCGGGTCCGGCACGGGGAAGCGGGCGTGGTGCAGCAGGTATCCGGTGCCGACGCCGATCTCGACGTGCCGCGCGCCGGCGCAGGTGTCGTACAGCTGCCGGAAGTTGCGCGGCGGGCAGCGCCAGAACCAGGGCGCGCTGCCGTGCATGACGAACAGGTCGTAGAACGCGAGGGCCCGCCGGTGGTAGGGCGCCTGGCCGTCGTGGACGGCCCGGTGGTCGGCGTCCGGCGCGGGGTCGTGGTCGAGGGTCATCACTGTCCTTCCGTCGGGGTGCCGGCGCGTGCCCGCGCGGCCCGGGACAGGCCGGTGAGCAGGTCGCCGATGGCGCGCGCGGTGGTGTCCGAGTGCTCGGTCAGCAGGGTGAAGTGGTCGCCGGGAGCCTGGTCGGCGCGGTGCGCGGGCGGCCAGGAGGACCGCCAGCCCTCGGTGGGAAAGCCCGGCAGCGGCCCGGCGGCGGCCAGGTGCAGCACGGGGGTGGCCAGGTCGGTGGGCCGCCAGTCGGCGAACAGCCGTGCGTAGCCGCCCATCGCGGTCAGGCAGGTGTCGTCCCACGGGTCCTGCCGGGAGTGGCCCGCCCGCCCCGCGCCGCCGGTGTCCGGGACGGCGCCGGGCCCGAGCCGTCCCGCGATGTCGGCCTGGATCAGCGGGAGTGCGGCGCTGCCAGGCCAGTAGCTGTCCAGCAGCAGCACGGCCAGCGGAGGCGGCCCCGTGCGTTCCATGCGGGCGGCGACGGCGTGGGCGATCCAGCCGCCGGCCGAGTGGCCGAGGAGCACGAACGGGCGGCCGTCCGCGCGGCGTTCGGCCTCGGCCGCGTGCAGTGCCGTGAGCGCGTCGAGGTCGGCGGGCAGCGGCTCGTCGCCGGTGAACCCCGGCGCGGGCAGGGCCCAGATGTCGTGCCCCCGCCGGGCGGCGGCGAGGCGGGCGTACTGCTGGGCGCCCGAACGCGTGGCGAACGAGGGGAAGCAGAGCAGGGCGGGGCCGTCGCCGCCTCGGGCGAGCCGCACGGCGGCGGGCCCGGCCGGCGGGGCCGCCGCGGTGAACGAGGTCCTGAACCGCGCGGCCACCGCGAGGAGTTCCTGGAATTCCGCCGCCCTGCCCTGCGCGGCTGCCCGGGCCGCGAGGCCGGTCAGCGTGCCGGGGGCGGCCCCGCCTGCGGGCGCGGGTCCTGCCGTGGCGTCGAGCCCGGCCCGCAGGTGGGCGGCCAGCGCGTCGAGCGTGGGGTGCTCGAACACGGCGGCGGTGGCGAGCGGCACGCCCGTCGCCTCGTGCAGCGAGCCGCGCAGCTCGGCGGCGGCGAGCGAGTCGAACCCCAGCTCCGGCAGGCCGAGCGCGGCCTCCACCGCCTCGGTGGTGGGGTGGCCGAGCACGGCGGCGACGTGGGCGGCGACCAGGTCCCGCAGCACGGCGTGCGCGTCCGGGCCGGCCAGCCCGGCGAGCCGCCGCCGCAACGCGCCCCGCTCCTCGGCCGGTTCCGCCGGTTCCCCGGGTCCTGCCGGGGCCCGGGCGGCTTCCGGCGGCGCGGTGGCCGCCACCCGCGGGCGGGGCGGCGCCGCCTCCGGCCAGTAGCGCGCCCGCTGGAACGCGTACGTCGGCAGCGCGACCGGGCGCGTGCCCCAGGGCGCGAACACCCGCTCCCACGCCACCGGCACGCCGCGGGCGTGCGCGTGGGCCAGCCCGGCGAGGACGCCGTCGGCCTCGGGCCGGCCGCGCCGCAGCAGCGGCACGGCCGCGGCGCTGCCGACCGGGCCCGCGCCGTCCGCGCCGTCCGCGAGGGCGTCCCGCACCAGCGTGGAAAGACCGCCGCCCGGGCCCGCCTCGACGAACGTGGTCACCCCCGCCGCGGCCATGCCCCGCAGCCCGTCGAGGAACCGGACGGGGTGCCGCACGTGCCGGGTCCAGTACTCCGCCGAGCAGACCTCGTCGGTGACGGCGGTCCCGGTGACGTTGGAGACGAGCGTCGTGCGCGGCGGCCGGTAGTCCAGGCCCTTGGCGACGCGCGCGAAATCGTCCAGCATCCCGTCCATCAGGGGCGAGTGGAACGCCCGGTTCACCCGCATCCGCCGGGTGCGGTGGCCGCGTTCCGCGAGGGCCGAGGCGATGGCGGTCACGGCCGGCTCGGTGCCGGAGACCACGGTCGCGGCGGGGCCGTTGACCGCGGCGATGCCGGCCGCGCCCTCCCACCCGGCGAGCAGCGGCAGCACCTCGGCCTCGGCGGCCCGCACCACCGCCATCGCGCCGGGCGCGGTGGCCGCCATCAGCCGGCCGCGGGCGGCGACCAGCGCGGCGGCGTCCGGCAGCGACAGGACGCCGGCCACGTGGGCGGCGGTCAGCTCGCCGAGTGAGTGCCCGGCCACGACGTCGGG
Above is a genomic segment from Streptomyces marincola containing:
- the asnB gene encoding asparagine synthase (glutamine-hydrolyzing); translated protein: MCGITGWISFERDLAREGAVLAGMNATMACRGPDAEGTWLGPHAALGHRRLAVIDIEGGAQPMTAETPDGPVVVTYSGEAYNFTELRAELRRRGHAFRTASDTEVVLRGYVEWGAAVADRLNGMYAMGIWDGRADRLVLIRDRLGVKPLYYHPLGDGVLFGSEAKAVLAHPQVEAVVDTDGLRELFGFVKTPGRAIWSGMREVPPGTVVTVDRSGVREHTYWRLEATEHRDDTDTTVGRVAELLDDIVARQLVADVPLCVLLSGGLDSSALTALAARAMGRRGERARSFTVDYEQRGEFAADELRGSRDAPFAREVVEHVGTEHHAITLDHQELADPEVRVATVTARDQPFGFGEADNSLYLLFRAIREHSTVALSGESADEVFGGYPWFHLPVVQRVAAFPWVTASQLDPAGHPTKLIDPDLLLSTLDIPGYWAQRYAEAVAGLPVREGEDPHERRMREFCHVHLTSLLGMLLDRKDRMSMAVGLEVRVPFCDHRLVEYVYNTPWSMKTFDGREKSLLRAAVRGLLPASVADRRKALYPTTQDLRYVAALQRQVGDLLSAAHQATDWFDRDALRAAVSGPPEAVARDAREAFERVLDLATWLDVRRPVIKIS
- a CDS encoding SRPBCC family protein, translating into MGSHWYPIEEADDSFLTAAPLRHARSVDVPFSAEETWAALTGDGVSSWTRGMRRLTWTSPRPFGIGTTREVAMSGNFTLRERFYRWDEGRRKTFTGVAGTRAIFRRLVEDYVVEPTQEGARFSWRWAAELRTPWRYFSYPLDLLAFAPTGRSHIDGLPGYLARRAARPGSAPSDSRPEGQ
- a CDS encoding class I SAM-dependent methyltransferase, whose protein sequence is MTLDHDPAPDADHRAVHDGQAPYHRRALAFYDLFVMHGSAPWFWRCPPRNFRQLYDTCAGARHVEIGVGTGYLLHHARFPVPDPRITLVDLNPATLDYTAKRLARYRTERVVANALEPLPLPEGEADSAALSFLLHCLPGSIADKGVALAHAARAVRPGGVVFGSTILASGVPVTRAGRFLMRELNRKGVFHNERDSLGDLRDRLDAHFPRHELVVRGCVGLFRAWTPA